Proteins from a single region of Streptomyces sp. TN58:
- a CDS encoding P-II family nitrogen regulator, which yields MKLITAIVKPHKLDEIKEALQTFGVQGLTVSEASGYGRQRGHTEVYRGAEYQVDLVPKIRIEVLVEDSDAEEVIRVVVSAASTGKIGDGKVWSVPVDSVVRVRTGERGADAL from the coding sequence ATGAAGCTGATCACCGCGATCGTCAAGCCGCACAAGCTGGACGAGATCAAGGAAGCCCTCCAGACCTTCGGAGTGCAGGGCCTCACGGTCAGCGAGGCCAGCGGCTACGGCCGCCAGCGCGGCCACACCGAGGTCTACCGGGGCGCCGAGTACCAGGTCGACCTCGTCCCCAAGATCCGCATCGAGGTGCTGGTCGAGGACTCCGACGCCGAAGAGGTCATCCGGGTCGTCGTGAGCGCGGCGTCCACCGGCAAGATCGGCGACGGCAAGGTGTGGAGCGTCCCCGTGGACTCGGTCGTCCGGGTCCGCACCGGCGAGCGCGGCGCCGACGCGCTCTAG
- a CDS encoding [protein-PII] uridylyltransferase — MTSTEDTTDHTADSGPSGYAAARLRLLQEESRSGPARRSALAALTDAWLSALFATAVRETGVRGATLVAVGGYGRAELSPRSDLDLLLLHDGKADPQALGALADRLWYPVWDLGVALDHSVRTPAEARKTAAEDLKAHLGLLDARTVAGDAGLLTGLRTAVLADWRNQAPARLPELHSLCRERAERAGELRFLLEPDLKEARGGLRDATALRAVAASWLADAPREGLAEARRRLLDARDALHLVTGRATDRLSLQEQDQVAERLGLLDADALLREVYEAARVVAYAGDVTWREVGRVLRARAARPRLRGLLGGRGAAAAARAPLAEGVVESDGEAVLALAARPDRDAVLPLRLAAAAAQAGLPVSPHAVRRLAQQGRPLPVPWPAEAREQLLTLLGAGEPTVAVWEAMEAEGLITRLLPDWERVRCRPQRNPVHTWTVDRHLIETAVRAAALTRRVGRPDLLLMAALLHDIGKGWPGDHSVAGETIARDVAARVGFDAGDTAVLGALVRHHLLLIDTATRRDLDDPATVRSVAEAVGSVGTLEILHALTEADALATGPAAWSAWRGSLVADLVARVAAVLRGAAPAVREPEIPGAEQERLAVEALRTREPVVALQSRQEEADAVGVELVVAVPDQPGVLPAAAGVLALHRLTVRAADLRSVELPDRLGEVLVLRWRVAAEYGALPEAARLRADLVRALDGTLDVPAKLADREAAYPRRRGVVPPPPRVAVVPDVSSLATVLEVRAPDAVGLLHRIGRALEAGGVRVRSAHVSTLGANAVDTLYVTTPEGKPLDPADAAALAASVAAALS; from the coding sequence GTGACGAGCACCGAAGACACCACCGACCACACGGCCGACTCGGGACCCAGCGGATACGCCGCGGCCCGGCTGCGACTCCTCCAGGAGGAGTCGCGGTCCGGGCCCGCCCGGCGTTCCGCCCTGGCCGCACTCACCGACGCCTGGCTGAGCGCCCTCTTCGCCACCGCCGTACGCGAGACCGGAGTCCGCGGCGCCACCCTCGTGGCCGTGGGCGGCTACGGCAGGGCCGAACTCTCCCCGCGCAGCGACCTCGACCTCCTGCTGCTCCACGACGGCAAGGCCGACCCCCAGGCGCTCGGCGCGCTCGCCGACCGCCTCTGGTACCCGGTGTGGGACCTCGGCGTCGCCCTCGACCACTCGGTACGCACCCCCGCCGAGGCCCGAAAGACCGCCGCCGAGGACCTCAAGGCCCACCTCGGCCTGCTGGACGCCCGCACGGTCGCGGGCGACGCCGGCCTCCTCACCGGCCTGCGCACCGCCGTCCTGGCCGACTGGCGCAACCAGGCCCCCGCCCGCCTCCCCGAGCTGCACTCCCTGTGCCGCGAGCGCGCCGAGCGGGCAGGAGAGCTCCGCTTCCTGCTCGAACCCGACCTCAAGGAGGCCCGCGGCGGCCTCCGCGACGCCACCGCGCTGCGCGCCGTCGCCGCCTCCTGGCTCGCCGACGCCCCGCGCGAAGGACTCGCCGAGGCCCGCCGGCGGCTGCTGGACGCCCGCGACGCCCTCCACCTGGTCACCGGCCGGGCCACCGACCGGCTCTCCCTCCAGGAACAGGACCAGGTCGCGGAGCGGCTCGGCCTGCTCGACGCCGACGCGCTGCTGCGCGAGGTGTACGAGGCCGCGCGCGTCGTCGCGTACGCCGGCGACGTGACCTGGCGCGAGGTCGGACGAGTACTGCGGGCCCGCGCCGCCCGGCCCCGGCTCCGCGGGCTGCTGGGCGGCCGCGGCGCCGCCGCCGCAGCCCGGGCACCTCTGGCCGAAGGCGTGGTGGAGTCCGACGGCGAGGCCGTCCTGGCCCTGGCCGCCCGCCCCGACCGCGACGCGGTACTGCCCCTGCGGCTGGCCGCGGCCGCCGCGCAGGCGGGACTCCCCGTCTCACCGCACGCCGTACGCCGGCTCGCGCAGCAGGGCCGCCCGCTGCCGGTGCCCTGGCCGGCCGAGGCACGCGAGCAGCTGCTCACCCTCCTGGGCGCCGGCGAGCCGACGGTGGCCGTCTGGGAGGCCATGGAGGCCGAAGGGCTGATCACCCGGCTCCTGCCCGACTGGGAGCGGGTGCGCTGCCGCCCCCAGCGCAACCCCGTCCACACCTGGACCGTCGACCGGCACCTGATCGAGACGGCCGTGCGCGCCGCGGCCCTCACCCGCCGGGTGGGCCGCCCCGACCTGCTGCTGATGGCCGCGCTCCTTCACGACATCGGCAAGGGCTGGCCCGGAGACCACTCGGTCGCCGGCGAGACCATCGCCCGAGACGTCGCCGCCCGGGTGGGCTTCGACGCCGGCGACACCGCCGTGCTGGGAGCCCTCGTACGGCACCACCTGCTGCTGATCGACACGGCGACCCGGCGCGACCTGGACGACCCGGCCACCGTCCGATCCGTCGCCGAGGCCGTCGGATCGGTGGGCACCCTGGAGATCCTGCACGCCCTCACCGAGGCGGACGCCCTGGCCACCGGGCCCGCCGCGTGGAGCGCCTGGCGCGGCTCGCTCGTCGCGGACCTCGTCGCCCGGGTCGCCGCCGTGCTGCGGGGCGCGGCCCCGGCCGTACGGGAGCCGGAGATCCCGGGCGCCGAGCAGGAGCGCCTGGCGGTGGAGGCGCTGCGCACGCGCGAACCGGTCGTGGCGCTCCAGTCCCGCCAGGAGGAGGCGGACGCGGTCGGGGTGGAGCTCGTGGTGGCGGTGCCCGACCAGCCGGGGGTCCTCCCCGCGGCGGCCGGGGTACTGGCCCTGCACCGGCTCACCGTACGGGCCGCCGACCTGCGCTCCGTGGAACTCCCCGACCGCCTGGGGGAGGTCCTGGTCCTGCGGTGGCGGGTGGCGGCCGAGTACGGGGCGCTGCCCGAGGCCGCCCGCCTGCGCGCCGACCTGGTGCGCGCCCTGGACGGCACCCTCGACGTCCCGGCGAAGCTCGCGGACCGCGAGGCGGCCTACCCGCGCCGCCGCGGGGTCGTCCCGCCGCCGCCCAGGGTCGCGGTGGTCCCCGACGTCTCCTCGCTCGCCACGGTGCTGGAGGTTCGCGCGCCCGACGCCGTCGGCCTGCTGCACCGCATCGGGCGGGCGCTGGAGGCCGGCGGGGTGCGGGTGCGCAGCGCGCACGTCTCCACGCTGGGCGCCAACGCCGTGGACACCCTGTACGTGACGACCCCGGAGGGCAAACCCCTGGACCCCGCGGACGCGGCAGCGCTCGCCGCCTCGGTCGCGGCCGCCCTGTCGTAA
- a CDS encoding ammonium transporter, which yields MASAITTLAADAPTLSAANTGFMLICSALVMLMTPGLAFFYGGMVRVKSSLNMLMMSFVSLGIVTILWVLYGFSLAFGTDSGSLIGWNSDYVGLSGIGITELWDGYTIPVYVFAVFQLMFAVITPALISGALADRVKFSAWILFTALWVTVVYFPVAHWVWGAGGWLFEMGVIDFAGGTAVHINAGAAALGVILVVGKRVGFKKDPMRPHSLPLVMLGAGLLWFGWFGFNAGSWLGNDDGVGAVMFVNTQVATAAAMLAWLAYEKLRHGSFTTLGAASGAVAGLVAITPAGGSVSPLGAIAVGAIAGVLCAMAVGLKYRFGYDDSLDVVGVHLVGGIAGSLLVGFFATGGVQSDAAGLFYGGGLEQLGKQAIGVFSVLAYSLVASAVLAFLLDKTIGMRVAEDVEVAGIDQSEHAETAYDFSGAGGGAAARNTTAPLPSAASKKVDA from the coding sequence ATGGCATCAGCCATCACGACCCTCGCTGCAGACGCCCCGACGCTTTCTGCCGCGAACACCGGGTTCATGCTCATCTGCTCCGCCCTGGTCATGCTGATGACCCCGGGACTCGCCTTCTTCTACGGAGGCATGGTCCGGGTCAAGAGCAGCCTCAACATGCTGATGATGAGCTTCGTCAGCCTCGGGATCGTCACGATCCTCTGGGTGCTCTACGGCTTCAGCCTCGCCTTCGGCACCGACTCCGGCTCCCTCATCGGCTGGAACTCCGACTACGTGGGCCTCAGCGGCATCGGCATCACCGAGCTCTGGGACGGCTACACCATCCCGGTCTACGTCTTCGCCGTCTTCCAGCTGATGTTCGCCGTCATCACCCCGGCCCTGATCAGCGGCGCCCTCGCCGACCGCGTGAAGTTCAGCGCCTGGATCCTCTTCACCGCGCTGTGGGTCACCGTCGTCTACTTCCCCGTCGCCCACTGGGTCTGGGGCGCCGGCGGCTGGCTCTTCGAGATGGGCGTCATCGACTTCGCGGGCGGCACCGCCGTCCACATCAACGCCGGCGCCGCCGCCCTCGGCGTCATCCTCGTCGTCGGCAAGCGCGTCGGCTTCAAGAAGGACCCGATGCGCCCGCACAGCCTGCCCCTCGTGATGCTGGGCGCCGGCCTCCTCTGGTTCGGCTGGTTCGGATTCAACGCCGGCTCCTGGCTCGGCAACGACGACGGCGTCGGCGCGGTCATGTTCGTCAACACCCAGGTCGCCACCGCCGCCGCCATGCTGGCCTGGCTCGCCTACGAGAAGCTGCGCCACGGCTCCTTCACCACCCTCGGCGCCGCCTCCGGCGCGGTCGCCGGCCTCGTCGCGATCACCCCCGCCGGCGGCTCGGTCAGCCCGCTCGGCGCGATCGCCGTCGGCGCCATCGCCGGTGTGCTGTGCGCCATGGCCGTGGGCCTGAAGTACCGGTTCGGATACGACGACTCCCTCGACGTCGTCGGCGTCCACCTCGTCGGCGGCATCGCCGGCTCCCTGCTCGTCGGCTTCTTCGCCACCGGCGGGGTCCAGTCCGACGCGGCCGGCCTCTTCTACGGCGGCGGCCTGGAGCAGCTCGGCAAGCAGGCCATCGGAGTCTTCTCCGTCCTCGCCTACTCTCTGGTGGCATCCGCGGTGCTCGCCTTCCTCCTCGACAAGACGATCGGGATGCGCGTCGCCGAAGACGTCGAGGTCGCCGGCATCGACCAGAGCGAACACGCCGAGACCGCCTACGACTTCAGCGGCGCCGGTGGCGGAGCCGCCGCGCGGAACACCACCGCCCCCCTCCCCTCCGCCGCGAGCAAGAAGGTTGACGCATGA